Proteins encoded within one genomic window of Candidatus Thermodiscus eudorianus:
- a CDS encoding TATA-box-binding protein, producing MSEKVRGEALPKPESKIENIVATVILDQNLDLNLIEARIPDVDYNPDTFPGLVYRLGTPKVTALIFKSGKMVVTGAKSISELVLAVKKIIKSLRDSGIEIVGKPRLQIQNIVASANLHVYIDLDKAAFVLERSMYEPEQFPGLIYRMNDPRVVLLIFSSGKMVITGAKKEEDVKRAVENIYKTLKEAGCILGPAD from the coding sequence TTGAGCGAGAAGGTAAGAGGAGAAGCTCTTCCTAAACCAGAATCCAAGATCGAGAACATAGTCGCCACGGTGATCCTAGACCAGAACCTCGATCTAAACCTAATAGAAGCCCGTATACCAGACGTAGACTACAATCCAGACACCTTCCCAGGCCTAGTCTATAGGCTAGGCACTCCAAAAGTGACGGCTCTTATATTCAAGTCGGGTAAAATGGTTGTGACGGGGGCCAAGAGCATATCGGAGCTCGTGCTAGCCGTCAAGAAGATCATCAAGAGCCTCAGAGACTCGGGGATAGAGATCGTCGGGAAGCCCAGGCTCCAGATACAGAACATAGTGGCCAGCGCGAACCTACACGTCTACATTGATCTCGACAAGGCCGCATTCGTCCTCGAAAGAAGCATGTACGAGCCCGAACAGTTCCCAGGCCTAATCTACAGGATGAACGACCCCAGAGTCGTACTGTTGATATTCAGTAGTGGAAAGATGGTCATAACCGGTGCTAAGAAGGAGGAAGACGTGAAGCGTGCAGTCGAGAACATATACAAGACCCTGAAGGAGGCTGGATGCATACTGGGGCCAGCCGATTAG
- a CDS encoding MBL fold metallo-hydrolase, producing MPGCEWCRVEELDTGVYALIDVDGGWFRSNTGLIDAGDYTIVVDTQYNEPRAKAVRSIIEELGLPRPGLVINTHHHGDHAWGNHVFEAISIMHEQAASLVEALKDVAPDIYKPFFPQLDFTGSKYTIPNIAVGDRVVVNTPRGRLIVRHMGPAHTIGDIVVELSRSNIVFAGDLVFNKVTPLAIDGSVKEWINALEALRREYRGYTIVGGHGPLAGEDVLETLIAYLRHVMEGTSHFYRLGVRDPLEVAKRIGNGPISDWSEGERIVLNIARAFMDLEGQPPGSTVDNLPELAQKMMLYKEARGYSTRP from the coding sequence GTGCCTGGGTGTGAATGGTGCAGGGTCGAGGAACTAGATACAGGGGTTTACGCCCTGATAGATGTTGATGGTGGATGGTTCCGGAGCAATACTGGGCTAATCGACGCGGGAGACTACACGATAGTGGTGGACACCCAGTATAACGAGCCCAGGGCCAAGGCCGTGAGAAGCATCATTGAGGAGCTAGGGCTCCCTAGGCCGGGCCTCGTGATTAACACGCACCACCACGGAGACCATGCATGGGGGAACCACGTCTTTGAGGCGATATCCATCATGCACGAGCAGGCGGCAAGCCTAGTGGAAGCTCTGAAGGACGTGGCCCCAGACATCTACAAGCCCTTCTTCCCCCAGCTAGACTTCACTGGGTCCAAGTACACTATACCGAACATCGCCGTGGGCGACAGGGTTGTCGTGAACACGCCTAGGGGCAGGTTGATTGTGAGGCATATGGGGCCAGCGCATACGATAGGGGACATAGTGGTAGAGTTGTCGCGGAGCAACATAGTATTCGCTGGGGACCTGGTGTTCAACAAGGTAACGCCGCTAGCCATCGATGGGAGTGTGAAGGAGTGGATCAACGCCCTTGAAGCGCTGAGGCGAGAGTATCGGGGATACACGATCGTCGGAGGCCACGGACCGCTTGCCGGCGAGGACGTGTTAGAGACGCTCATCGCCTACCTCCGACACGTTATGGAAGGGACATCCCACTTCTATAGGCTCGGCGTGAGAGACCCTCTAGAGGTTGCCAAGAGGATTGGAAACGGCCCTATATCGGATTGGAGCGAGGGGGAGAGGATAGTCCTAAACATAGCTAGGGCCTTCATGGACCTCGAAGGCCAGCCCCCGGGCTCCACAGTCGATAACTTGCCGGAGCTAGCCCAGAAGATGATGCTGTACAAAGAGGCTAGGGGATATTCCACACGCCCTTAA
- a CDS encoding dihydrodipicolinate synthase family protein — MRGHELTRIIAPMVTPYNEDLTIDTHGAEALASRLAREGVGVFIAGTTGEMPLLMPEEKKRLLAAARKGVGERVPLLAGSGWPNPYLVLQEASELGSAGADVLVIPPPYYYPAPVYAIEGFYRWLSRNLETPILVYNIPSHTGIHIPVDLVISLAEEDNIIGVKATVADVKYQARLIEEAKKAYSGFHVYSGFDQLLAYNILSGGDGGIVAGSNLTPKLHTALVEALVDGRLREAMKLHRLLLKLDWVLEPARSVQGGIKAILAFEGLLGSDLVRPPLPGEDDVSRREVIERWKSSGLRDYF; from the coding sequence TTGCGGGGTCATGAGCTGACTAGGATTATAGCGCCGATGGTAACTCCCTACAACGAAGACCTCACGATCGACACGCACGGAGCCGAGGCTCTAGCGTCACGCCTTGCCAGGGAAGGAGTAGGCGTGTTCATAGCAGGCACCACTGGCGAGATGCCGCTGTTAATGCCGGAGGAGAAGAAGAGGCTCTTGGCGGCTGCTAGAAAGGGTGTTGGAGAGCGGGTGCCGTTGCTGGCAGGGTCTGGATGGCCCAACCCGTACCTGGTGCTCCAGGAGGCTAGCGAGCTTGGATCGGCTGGTGCAGACGTCCTCGTGATACCGCCACCTTACTATTATCCGGCTCCAGTGTACGCGATCGAGGGCTTCTACAGGTGGCTCTCAAGGAACCTAGAGACGCCTATACTCGTGTACAACATACCCTCCCACACCGGGATCCACATACCCGTAGACCTTGTAATTTCTCTTGCGGAGGAAGATAACATCATAGGGGTCAAGGCTACAGTAGCCGATGTAAAGTACCAGGCACGCCTCATAGAAGAGGCGAAGAAGGCCTACAGCGGCTTCCACGTGTACTCGGGCTTCGACCAGCTCCTAGCCTATAATATCTTATCTGGGGGAGATGGCGGCATCGTGGCCGGGTCGAACTTGACCCCAAAGCTACACACTGCCCTTGTAGAGGCTCTAGTTGACGGGAGGCTGCGCGAGGCGATGAAACTCCACAGACTCCTCCTCAAGCTGGACTGGGTCCTAGAACCGGCTAGAAGCGTCCAGGGAGGAATAAAGGCTATCCTGGCCTTCGAGGGCCTGCTCGGAAGCGACCTAGTAAGGCCGCCATTGCCCGGTGAAGACGACGTGTCTCGGAGGGAAGTGATTGAGAGGTGGAAGAGTAGCGGCTTGAGAGATTACTTCTAG
- a CDS encoding metallophosphoesterase: protein MLDSGLERLGGAGEKGVLLVRGYPAVYVEWLDMFVIADLHLGFEEAMASTGVFLPRVQLRNAIRLLESLSTVKPGARLAVAGDMKHAFHTLTRQERIELVKFVRSVESLGFRELVVVRGNHDNYVKNVLAPLGVEVVEPLLDLGRGVIVAHGHKRIDQDYELVIMGHEHPAITVSVGGGRSKFPVFLMVPLEGGGQALVLPPSGSYQVGNVVSTDRSSYLSPVIRERGVVKDAVPVIVDEETGLMPLVRLSLLEELFLA, encoded by the coding sequence TTGCTGGATAGTGGTTTGGAGAGGCTAGGTGGTGCTGGCGAGAAGGGGGTCTTGCTGGTTAGAGGCTACCCTGCAGTATACGTCGAGTGGCTAGACATGTTCGTGATTGCTGATTTACACCTGGGCTTCGAAGAGGCTATGGCTTCTACCGGGGTGTTCTTACCGCGCGTGCAGTTGAGGAACGCCATACGCCTACTCGAAAGCCTCTCAACGGTTAAGCCCGGGGCCCGGCTCGCCGTGGCCGGGGATATGAAGCACGCCTTCCATACCCTGACTAGGCAGGAGCGTATAGAGCTCGTCAAGTTCGTTAGGAGTGTTGAGAGCCTTGGCTTCAGGGAGCTGGTGGTCGTCAGGGGCAATCACGATAATTATGTTAAGAACGTGCTGGCGCCCCTCGGTGTCGAAGTCGTCGAGCCCCTACTGGACCTGGGTAGGGGGGTAATCGTAGCCCACGGCCATAAGAGGATCGACCAGGACTACGAGCTAGTCATAATGGGCCACGAGCATCCAGCGATAACAGTATCGGTTGGCGGGGGTAGATCTAAGTTCCCGGTCTTCCTAATGGTGCCCTTGGAGGGCGGGGGCCAGGCGCTGGTACTGCCTCCGTCCGGAAGCTATCAGGTCGGTAATGTCGTCTCAACGGATAGATCCTCGTATCTCAGCCCGGTTATAAGGGAAAGGGGTGTTGTGAAAGACGCGGTGCCCGTTATTGTCGATGAGGAGACTGGTCTCATGCCCCTTGTAAGGCTGTCACTGTTGGAGGAGCTCTTTCTGGCCTAG
- a CDS encoding alpha/beta hydrolase, which yields MKLKEALYGVGSIECPVTYNENVRRAELPVILLHGFNFNRRVWIETGIAGILDAKGIPSLMPDMPYGRKTACTKRTRNIDVNVKAVREVSNIVPGRRPPIIVGASIGGRVALYYAARYPVKGLLLASPAVKDDEEIWEYIKLIRSPVVILRGARDFIPLRIHRKLAEKLRARLVVYEGAGHAMYLSDPERFASDVEGFYRSLVNNG from the coding sequence ATGAAGCTTAAAGAGGCACTGTATGGAGTCGGCAGTATAGAATGCCCAGTAACCTACAATGAAAACGTGAGGAGGGCGGAACTCCCCGTAATCCTCCTACACGGCTTCAACTTCAACAGGAGAGTCTGGATAGAGACGGGGATAGCCGGGATACTAGACGCAAAGGGGATTCCCTCTCTCATGCCAGACATGCCGTATGGGAGGAAGACAGCCTGTACTAAGAGGACGAGGAACATAGACGTTAACGTAAAAGCCGTGAGAGAGGTCTCGAATATCGTGCCGGGTAGGAGACCACCCATTATAGTCGGCGCTAGTATTGGGGGACGGGTAGCTCTCTACTACGCGGCTCGATACCCTGTCAAGGGCCTACTCCTCGCGTCGCCAGCGGTAAAGGACGACGAGGAGATATGGGAGTATATCAAATTGATAAGGAGCCCAGTGGTCATACTACGTGGAGCCCGCGACTTCATACCCCTACGCATACATAGGAAGCTAGCCGAAAAGCTAAGGGCTCGCCTGGTGGTCTACGAAGGAGCGGGTCATGCGATGTATCTAAGCGACCCGGAGAGATTCGCCAGCGACGTCGAAGGATTCTATAGATCCCTTGTCAATAATGGATAA
- a CDS encoding Zn-ribbon domain-containing OB-fold protein, translating to MVLSRWWRKRIPRYRLEGAVCEECGKIHYPPRNSCPYCGSVNLKRVPLPRRGVLESYTVVYSVPGDNRLQAPVIVGLVKLNGGIRIVTEITDADPGELRTGMEVEAAIRRIREDGDNGVILYGVKFRPVLGTG from the coding sequence ATGGTCCTGTCTAGGTGGTGGAGGAAGAGGATTCCCCGGTATAGGCTAGAGGGGGCTGTATGCGAGGAGTGTGGCAAGATACACTATCCACCGAGAAACTCTTGCCCCTACTGCGGTTCAGTAAACCTCAAGAGGGTCCCTCTGCCGAGGAGGGGAGTGCTGGAGAGCTACACTGTAGTCTACAGTGTTCCGGGCGATAACAGGCTCCAAGCCCCGGTGATAGTTGGTCTAGTCAAGCTCAACGGCGGTATCCGCATAGTCACTGAGATAACCGACGCGGATCCCGGCGAGCTGAGGACTGGTATGGAGGTTGAAGCCGCTATTAGGAGGATAAGGGAGGACGGCGATAACGGTGTTATACTCTACGGCGTGAAGTTTAGACCTGTCCTGGGGACAGGCTAA
- a CDS encoding TldD/PmbA family protein produces the protein MHVDVEKLLSLAKRLGASEAEIYIVRSKSVSVEARRSELEQASMDEVTRIGVRTAIGKKVGAAGGVAASESDAEKIIEEAIKIARTAPEDPNWPGFNPNVGAAQYKLDVFDEPTASLSSEDLVELLLGQLKIVKAEENVVASEAGVEAGIVEATYTNTGGGIVEGRRSFFSYGIELKKTGSEGEGTFYDYFTKARLEPDRVETTTLNALKMVSEAVKARPIETIRGDLVLTPDEASSIIATLISPAISAEQAQKGRSPLKDRLGVQVLDKGISIIDDPFLPWEPGSATWDDEGHPTSRKAVFEDGVFKTFLYDYYAASREGKSSTGNASRRMPWSTPTPAPANLVVKVKDRVRSIDDLLAEIETGILVVRTIGSWMSNPVNGQINATISFGFLVSKGSIERPVKGLVLTDNIYEVLGPRFVNAGGEPECRGGVCTSALHSREVTFSGKG, from the coding sequence ATGCATGTAGACGTGGAAAAGCTACTCTCGCTTGCCAAGAGGCTCGGCGCCTCAGAGGCAGAGATCTACATAGTACGCAGCAAGTCCGTATCCGTGGAAGCCCGGCGTAGCGAGCTGGAACAGGCATCAATGGACGAGGTAACGCGTATAGGCGTGAGGACAGCGATCGGCAAGAAAGTAGGAGCCGCAGGAGGAGTCGCCGCATCCGAGAGCGACGCGGAGAAAATTATAGAGGAGGCTATAAAGATAGCCAGGACCGCGCCAGAGGACCCCAACTGGCCTGGATTCAACCCAAACGTCGGCGCAGCGCAGTATAAGCTGGATGTCTTCGACGAGCCAACGGCCAGCCTCTCCTCGGAAGACCTAGTAGAGCTACTCCTCGGCCAGTTGAAGATCGTGAAGGCTGAAGAGAACGTGGTCGCCTCCGAGGCTGGAGTAGAAGCCGGTATCGTGGAGGCTACATATACTAACACCGGCGGAGGCATCGTTGAGGGGAGGAGATCGTTCTTCAGCTATGGCATCGAGCTGAAGAAAACGGGATCCGAGGGGGAGGGCACCTTCTACGACTACTTCACCAAGGCAAGGCTAGAGCCGGACCGTGTCGAGACGACTACGCTGAACGCACTCAAGATGGTGTCAGAGGCCGTCAAGGCCAGGCCTATAGAGACTATCAGAGGAGACCTAGTCCTAACACCCGACGAGGCCAGTAGTATAATAGCTACATTGATATCGCCAGCTATCTCAGCGGAACAGGCCCAGAAGGGTAGGAGTCCTCTAAAGGATAGGTTGGGGGTCCAGGTGCTCGATAAGGGGATATCGATTATCGACGACCCCTTCCTACCATGGGAGCCGGGCTCTGCCACGTGGGACGACGAGGGTCACCCCACATCTAGGAAAGCCGTGTTCGAGGACGGCGTCTTCAAAACATTCCTATATGACTACTACGCCGCTTCAAGAGAGGGAAAGAGCTCCACCGGGAACGCGTCGAGGAGGATGCCATGGTCCACTCCGACACCAGCACCCGCAAACCTAGTCGTCAAAGTGAAAGACCGTGTAAGGAGCATTGATGATCTACTAGCCGAGATAGAAACCGGGATACTAGTGGTAAGGACCATCGGCTCGTGGATGTCGAACCCAGTTAACGGCCAGATAAACGCTACGATAAGCTTCGGCTTCCTAGTGTCCAAAGGATCTATAGAGAGGCCCGTAAAGGGCCTAGTCCTAACAGACAACATATACGAGGTGCTCGGACCGAGGTTCGTCAACGCGGGTGGAGAGCCCGAGTGTCGGGGAGGCGTGTGCACATCAGCACTCCACTCAAGGGAGGTCACCTTCTCCGGCAAGGGCTAA
- a CDS encoding thiolase family protein, whose product MVYVTSVGMTRIDRHFEKGVRDLAFEAARKALEDVDIDSIDYLIVASSLSYQQAPQLDLAAYIAGELGVAVKSALAVEAGENSGLAAVEVAYNLLQAHAAERVLVVGVDKLTEYPSGPTYRMLEALYDTETDAVYNIGHATPLALLMRIYMERYGVPRETLAYWPAMMHLHGKENPYAMLRFAIKPEKVPSSMPIAEPITLLDAYPLGDGAAAVLLSCEDQQGDHLARLANIVSGVGAQSIALREDPLRIEAVEKLVHELDLKPEDFDVVEVHDNFTIMGILLLEALGLAPRGKAAELVKQGYFSINGEGPLVNPSGGLKSRGNPIGATGVYMIAETALQLAGEFPGVTRSGAEKGLVVGVNGHGSSARIGVLERV is encoded by the coding sequence ATGGTTTACGTTACTAGCGTCGGGATGACTAGGATTGACAGGCACTTCGAAAAGGGGGTTAGGGATCTGGCCTTCGAGGCCGCTAGGAAGGCTTTGGAGGACGTCGACATAGACTCGATCGACTACCTGATTGTAGCCTCAAGCCTATCATACCAGCAAGCGCCGCAACTGGATCTGGCAGCCTATATCGCGGGCGAGCTTGGGGTTGCAGTGAAGTCAGCGCTCGCAGTAGAGGCTGGGGAGAATAGTGGATTGGCCGCCGTCGAGGTGGCCTACAATCTCCTCCAGGCTCACGCCGCCGAGAGGGTTCTCGTGGTTGGAGTTGATAAGCTAACCGAGTATCCAAGTGGGCCAACGTATAGGATGCTTGAGGCGCTCTACGATACAGAGACTGACGCGGTATACAATATTGGCCATGCAACGCCGCTCGCCCTATTAATGAGAATCTACATGGAGAGGTATGGCGTGCCTAGGGAGACGCTGGCCTACTGGCCCGCCATGATGCACTTGCACGGCAAGGAGAACCCCTATGCCATGCTTAGGTTTGCCATAAAGCCTGAGAAGGTCCCTAGCTCGATGCCCATTGCAGAGCCGATAACACTGCTCGACGCGTATCCATTGGGCGACGGTGCCGCTGCTGTGCTGTTGTCGTGCGAGGACCAGCAAGGAGACCATTTGGCTAGGCTAGCCAACATAGTCTCCGGGGTCGGCGCTCAATCAATAGCGTTGAGGGAAGACCCGCTGAGGATTGAGGCCGTCGAGAAGCTCGTACACGAACTAGATCTAAAGCCGGAAGACTTCGACGTAGTAGAGGTTCACGACAACTTCACCATAATGGGTATACTTCTACTGGAGGCTCTAGGCCTAGCACCTAGGGGGAAGGCGGCTGAACTAGTAAAGCAAGGATACTTCAGCATCAACGGAGAGGGACCCCTGGTCAACCCGAGCGGAGGGCTTAAGTCCCGGGGCAACCCTATCGGCGCCACCGGAGTATACATGATCGCTGAGACAGCGCTCCAACTAGCCGGAGAGTTCCCTGGAGTCACTAGAAGCGGGGCCGAGAAGGGCCTAGTGGTTGGAGTCAACGGCCATGGCTCTTCCGCCCGGATAGGCGTATTGGAGAGAGTCTAG
- a CDS encoding TldD/PmbA family protein, whose product MDEVIDYILEAFKKAETLGAEFVDARLQSYDYELIVYDNGLLKEHTYTARKGLGFRVIYKGAVAYGSTARLSRESIIETVEETVRAARSLSNNVEEKVRLADYKAVQAKARSSYIVDPFTVDLEKLEIAETANKVAMEVKGVVSAVTRLGVQRDRRIVLSSEGTHVDVETVMTGISQASIAKGEKGLEYASDYESRVAGFEFIRSMDWEEMARETSTLAVVASNADVPKGGEYEAVLEPRVVGLLLHEALGHASEGDLVASGSSVLEGRLGSRIGSEKVTIYDDGLVPGGYYVPYDDEGVEKEKVMVVENGVLKGLLADRVNAYKLGLKPTGNGRVMYYSNPVIVRQTNYYMEPGDYSFEELIEDIDYGIYTTAKGAKGGQVDPGMGTFTFSVGVSWLIEKGKLSKPLRGVSLTGQILEVLSRIDAVGRDFEVETSVFGGCGKGGQLVRVGTGGPHVRVKGIVVGGR is encoded by the coding sequence TTGGATGAGGTAATCGACTATATCCTAGAAGCGTTTAAGAAGGCCGAAACCCTCGGGGCCGAGTTCGTTGATGCAAGACTCCAATCCTACGATTACGAGTTGATAGTATATGATAATGGTTTACTTAAAGAACACACCTACACCGCACGTAAGGGCCTGGGATTCAGGGTAATCTACAAGGGCGCAGTGGCCTACGGCTCCACGGCGAGGCTATCAAGGGAATCGATCATTGAGACTGTAGAGGAGACCGTAAGGGCGGCCAGGTCGCTATCAAACAACGTGGAGGAGAAAGTGCGGCTAGCAGATTATAAGGCCGTGCAGGCCAAGGCCCGTTCAAGCTACATAGTCGACCCATTCACTGTTGACTTGGAGAAGCTTGAGATAGCGGAGACGGCTAACAAGGTGGCGATGGAGGTCAAAGGCGTGGTGTCGGCCGTTACGAGGCTTGGAGTGCAACGGGATAGAAGGATAGTATTATCTAGCGAGGGCACGCACGTCGATGTAGAGACAGTCATGACCGGCATATCACAGGCATCGATAGCCAAGGGAGAGAAAGGCCTGGAATACGCGTCGGACTACGAATCCAGGGTGGCAGGCTTCGAATTCATAAGATCCATGGACTGGGAGGAGATGGCTAGAGAGACGTCAACGCTAGCCGTCGTAGCATCAAACGCCGACGTCCCAAAAGGCGGAGAATACGAGGCCGTATTGGAGCCCAGGGTAGTCGGCTTACTCCTCCACGAGGCGTTAGGCCACGCGAGCGAGGGCGACCTGGTGGCCAGCGGGTCTAGCGTTCTTGAGGGGAGGCTTGGATCGAGGATAGGCTCGGAGAAGGTGACTATATACGATGACGGCCTGGTACCGGGCGGATACTATGTCCCGTACGACGATGAAGGTGTTGAGAAAGAGAAGGTTATGGTCGTCGAGAATGGCGTGCTCAAGGGGCTCCTAGCCGATAGAGTGAACGCCTACAAGTTAGGCCTTAAACCGACCGGCAACGGGAGAGTCATGTACTACTCGAACCCCGTGATCGTGAGGCAAACCAACTACTATATGGAGCCAGGCGACTACTCGTTCGAGGAGTTGATAGAAGACATAGACTACGGCATATACACGACCGCTAAGGGGGCTAAAGGAGGCCAGGTGGACCCCGGCATGGGAACCTTCACATTCAGCGTAGGAGTCTCGTGGCTAATCGAGAAGGGAAAGCTCTCTAAGCCCCTCAGGGGGGTCAGCCTCACGGGCCAGATACTAGAGGTCCTATCGAGGATCGACGCCGTAGGGAGGGACTTCGAGGTCGAAACCAGCGTATTCGGTGGTTGTGGAAAGGGAGGACAGCTAGTCCGCGTAGGAACAGGTGGCCCCCACGTCAGGGTTAAGGGTATAGTGGTAGGAGGGAGGTGA
- a CDS encoding alpha/beta hydrolase → MTGYEKLEVWFPCSGVDCHGILYKPAGEGPFPGLVMGMGFGMVKEAHSDDYGPVFAEKGIAVLAFDYRRFGRSQGEPRQALYPEDQVADYRCAVSYMQDLDFIDGNSMCVWGTSFSGGHVFTLLAFPQPGVKCGIAQVPNVYSYKTALTYFGSLEPVMLLAEQGRKPCCRGEPAYIPIVSREGPSVIMTTEAYEYYSEIAGKIPWFENRVTLDSIERVLAYNPGDYAHLINKPFLVILAERDKTTPPSLAREVIEKIPGKVDVKSYDAGHFDIYKPPLIQEIAGLEAEWIKETLLGTTG, encoded by the coding sequence TTGACCGGTTATGAGAAGCTTGAGGTATGGTTCCCGTGTAGTGGCGTGGACTGCCATGGGATCCTCTACAAGCCCGCCGGGGAGGGACCCTTTCCGGGCCTGGTAATGGGTATGGGTTTCGGCATGGTTAAAGAGGCCCACTCAGACGATTATGGACCCGTGTTCGCTGAGAAGGGCATAGCGGTTCTGGCCTTCGACTACAGGAGGTTCGGGAGGAGCCAAGGAGAGCCTAGACAGGCGCTCTACCCGGAGGATCAGGTGGCAGACTATAGATGCGCGGTGTCCTACATGCAGGACCTAGACTTCATAGACGGGAACAGCATGTGTGTCTGGGGGACGAGCTTCTCGGGGGGACACGTGTTCACGCTACTGGCGTTCCCCCAGCCCGGGGTCAAGTGCGGGATAGCACAAGTGCCGAACGTATACAGCTACAAGACCGCTTTGACCTACTTTGGGAGCCTGGAGCCCGTGATGCTTCTAGCCGAGCAGGGCAGGAAGCCCTGCTGTAGGGGCGAGCCAGCATATATACCAATCGTATCCAGGGAGGGACCCTCAGTCATAATGACGACGGAGGCCTACGAATACTACAGTGAGATCGCCGGGAAGATTCCATGGTTCGAGAACAGGGTGACCCTTGACAGCATAGAGCGCGTACTAGCATATAACCCCGGCGACTACGCGCATCTCATAAACAAGCCCTTCCTCGTCATACTGGCCGAGAGGGATAAGACCACGCCGCCAAGCCTAGCTAGGGAGGTTATAGAGAAGATACCGGGCAAAGTGGACGTAAAATCATACGATGCAGGCCACTTCGACATCTACAAGCCACCGCTCATCCAAGAAATAGCTGGGCTAGAGGCCGAGTGGATCAAGGAAACCCTACTCGGGACCACAGGCTAG
- a CDS encoding hydroxymethylglutaryl-CoA synthase — protein MNFDIQREYHGGAGIHGWGGYIPRYRLPVDKIAETWGWPPQQYKGLNVSHKSVDGPDEDSTTMGFEAAYNALLRARIDPSLIGAVFFGSESKVYAVKPSATLIAEMIGATPATMASDLEFACRAGSEGLKASLGLVSSGIVKYALAVGSDTAQAEPGDVLEFTASSGAAAFIVGPSEGSAAVVEATYTYVTDTPDFWRRAEKPYPRHGEGFTGEPAYFHHIINAVKGLFEKTGLKPEDFDYAIFHQPNGKFPLRVGKRLGFTDKQLERGLVTPFIGNTYNASALLGLARVLDVAKPGQRILVAPFGSGAGSDAYSILVTDEISERQGLAPGIDDYLKRSKEVDYATYTRYRRILVMLSRG, from the coding sequence ATGAACTTCGACATTCAAAGAGAATATCATGGAGGAGCCGGGATACATGGCTGGGGAGGCTACATCCCAAGATACAGACTCCCGGTAGATAAGATAGCCGAGACCTGGGGTTGGCCTCCTCAACAGTACAAGGGCTTGAACGTGAGCCACAAGTCAGTCGACGGCCCAGACGAGGACTCTACGACCATGGGCTTCGAAGCGGCATACAACGCATTACTGAGGGCCCGGATAGATCCCTCGCTCATCGGAGCAGTATTCTTCGGCAGCGAGTCGAAGGTTTATGCCGTAAAACCCTCTGCAACCCTGATAGCAGAGATGATCGGGGCCACGCCAGCTACAATGGCCAGCGACCTGGAATTCGCCTGCAGAGCTGGTAGCGAGGGCCTTAAAGCCTCGCTGGGACTAGTCTCCTCCGGCATAGTGAAATACGCCCTAGCCGTGGGCAGCGATACCGCCCAGGCGGAGCCTGGGGATGTACTCGAATTCACAGCCTCAAGCGGGGCAGCCGCCTTCATCGTCGGCCCGAGCGAGGGGTCAGCGGCAGTCGTCGAGGCGACCTATACCTATGTAACCGACACCCCGGACTTCTGGAGGAGAGCCGAGAAACCCTATCCGAGGCATGGAGAGGGCTTCACAGGTGAGCCAGCCTACTTCCACCATATAATAAACGCCGTCAAGGGCCTCTTCGAGAAGACAGGGCTTAAGCCAGAGGACTTCGACTACGCGATATTCCACCAGCCTAATGGAAAGTTCCCCCTTAGGGTGGGAAAGCGCCTCGGGTTCACAGATAAACAACTGGAGAGGGGGCTTGTGACTCCCTTCATCGGGAATACCTATAACGCGAGTGCGTTGCTAGGCCTCGCCAGGGTCCTGGATGTGGCCAAGCCTGGCCAGAGGATCCTGGTGGCGCCCTTCGGCAGTGGGGCTGGTAGCGATGCCTACAGCATCCTTGTAACCGACGAGATAAGTGAGAGGCAGGGGCTAGCGCCTGGGATCGATGACTACCTCAAGAGGAGTAAGGAGGTCGACTACGCAACCTACACCAGGTATAGGAGGATACTTGTGATGTTGTCCAGGGGGTGA